In Gammaproteobacteria bacterium, one genomic interval encodes:
- the nadD gene encoding nicotinate-nucleotide adenylyltransferase: MRKIGIFGGSFDPIHLGHLRPALEILDALSLDSMLFIPSGHPPHRGAPLASPQHRLAMLRAALDEEPRFRVDERELKRASPSYTVDTLTELRRQHPADALVLVVGMDAFLGFPGWHRWREIFGLAHVAVMHRPGWALETEGGIAAVLEERRTDVLQGIAGQVLLQAVTQFEISSSRVRELAAKGGELRWLVPDAVRAYIRDSKCYA; the protein is encoded by the coding sequence ATGAGAAAGATCGGCATCTTCGGGGGCAGCTTCGACCCTATCCACTTAGGCCACCTGCGGCCCGCGCTCGAGATACTCGACGCGCTTTCCCTGGACAGCATGCTCTTCATCCCCAGCGGCCACCCTCCGCACCGGGGCGCGCCGCTGGCTTCGCCGCAGCACCGGCTCGCCATGCTGCGCGCCGCCCTCGACGAGGAGCCGCGTTTCCGGGTGGACGAGCGGGAACTCAAGCGTGCCTCGCCGTCCTACACCGTGGACACGCTCACGGAGCTGCGCAGGCAGCACCCCGCCGATGCGCTGGTGCTGGTGGTGGGCATGGACGCGTTCCTGGGATTTCCCGGCTGGCACCGCTGGCGGGAGATATTCGGCCTCGCACACGTGGCGGTGATGCACCGTCCGGGCTGGGCGTTGGAGACGGAAGGCGGGATCGCCGCGGTGCTGGAGGAGCGCCGGACCGATGTCCTGCAAGGCATCGCCGGTCAGGTGCTGCTGCAAGCGGTCACCCAGTTCGAGATCTCCTCCAGCCGGGTGCGGGAGCTCGCGGCCAAGGGCGGCGAGCTGCGCTGGCTGGTGCCGGACGCGGTGCGCGCCTACATACGAGATTCGAAATGCTATGCATGA
- the lptE gene encoding LPS assembly lipoprotein LptE yields the protein MRAAAALVAGMLLPALLAGCGFHLRQAPDLPVSMQRIYVAVPGGNGDLLRELRRGLESDDTEVLEDPTGATTILSIASVSRDSRPLSLNRRGVPLEYQVTTRVEFSMVVDGVTVIEPQVVVMNRNYSYRVSNAISNEEQEAALRRSMAKDIAQFVIFRVVAAAKNLKGAYAAPAAVTTPAPATQAVPAAASALPPVV from the coding sequence GTGAGAGCCGCGGCCGCACTGGTGGCCGGGATGTTGCTGCCGGCACTGCTGGCGGGCTGCGGCTTCCATCTGCGCCAGGCCCCTGACCTTCCGGTCTCGATGCAGCGCATCTACGTGGCGGTGCCGGGCGGCAACGGCGACCTGCTGCGGGAGCTGCGCCGGGGCCTCGAGTCTGACGACACGGAAGTGCTGGAGGACCCCACCGGGGCCACCACCATCCTCAGCATCGCCAGCGTGAGCCGCGACAGCCGGCCCCTCTCCCTCAACCGGCGTGGCGTGCCACTGGAGTACCAAGTGACCACGCGCGTGGAGTTCTCGATGGTGGTGGACGGAGTGACGGTGATCGAACCGCAGGTGGTGGTGATGAACCGCAACTATTCCTACCGTGTCTCCAATGCCATCAGCAACGAGGAGCAGGAGGCCGCGCTACGCCGCTCCATGGCCAAGGACATCGCCCAGTTCGTTATCTTCCGCGTAGTGGCGGCCGCCAAGAACCTGAAGGGCGCCTATGCCGCGCCTGCCGCCGTCACCACCCCGGCTCCGGCCACTCAGGCCGTGCCTGCTGCCGCCAGCGCACTGCCGCCGGTAGTGTAG
- the leuS gene encoding leucine--tRNA ligase, producing the protein MQDTYQPAEVEASARKLWESLGADRAREDAPGEKYYCLCMLPYPSGRLHMGHVRNYTIGDLITRYQRMNGRNVLQPMGWDAFGLPAENAAIKNRVPPAKWTYDNIDYMRMQLKSLGLAIDWEREVATCHPRYYKWNQWLFLRMLEKGIAYKTTGTVNWDPVDQTVLANEQVIDGRGWRTGALVEKREIPMYYLKITAYADELLEALQELPGWPERVKTMQENWIGKSVGVEIGFPHASGVLKVFTTRADTLMGATYVAVAAEHPLALKAAESDPNVAAFIDECRKGGVTEAELATQEKKGVTTALTMKHPLTGAELPVWVANYVLMAYGEGAVMAVPAHDERDHEFATKYGLPIKTVVRAKEAAAGETAEPFVTKDGVLCNSGKYDGLDFEAGVEAIAADLAAKGLGSKRVQYRLRDWGISRQRYWGCPIPLIHCEACGDVPVPDKDLPVVLPEDLAPDGSGNPLNKYKPFVECACPKCGKPARRETDTMDTFVDSSWYFMRYACRDNDAAMVDGRVDEWLPVDQYIGGIEHAILHLLYSRFWTKVMRDMGLLKFDEPFTRLLTQGMVLNHIFLRKGTAGSLTYYSPDEVEFTHDAEGRVTGAVLKADGKPVQYDGMGTMSKSKNNGVDPQMLVEKYGADTVRLFMMFAAPPELTLEWSESGVEGAQRFLKRLWKAAYEHTAAGKAPALDPAALDEAQRALRRQLHETLAKVGDDIGRRYTFNTAIAAVMELLNAVTRAAGTAAQDRAVRQECLEGIVLMLAPIVPHAAESLWQGLGGSGSVMAQRWPAADPAALKRSTLELVVQVNGKLRGKIQVAVDAPREAIEKAALAEPSVQPFVQGKDVKKIVVVPGKLVNVVAA; encoded by the coding sequence ATGCAGGACACCTATCAACCGGCCGAGGTGGAAGCCTCGGCCCGCAAGCTGTGGGAGAGCCTGGGGGCGGACCGGGCCCGCGAGGACGCGCCCGGCGAGAAGTACTACTGCCTGTGCATGCTGCCGTATCCCTCCGGCCGCCTGCACATGGGCCACGTGCGCAACTACACCATCGGCGACCTCATTACGCGCTACCAGCGCATGAACGGACGCAACGTGCTGCAGCCCATGGGCTGGGATGCGTTCGGTCTGCCGGCCGAGAACGCCGCCATCAAGAACAGGGTGCCGCCCGCCAAGTGGACCTACGACAACATCGACTACATGCGCATGCAGCTGAAGTCCTTAGGGCTAGCCATCGATTGGGAGCGCGAGGTGGCCACCTGCCACCCCAGGTATTACAAGTGGAACCAGTGGCTGTTCCTGCGCATGCTGGAGAAAGGCATCGCCTACAAGACCACCGGCACCGTGAACTGGGACCCGGTGGACCAGACCGTGCTCGCCAACGAGCAGGTGATCGACGGGCGCGGCTGGCGCACCGGCGCGCTGGTGGAGAAGCGCGAGATCCCCATGTACTACCTCAAGATCACCGCCTACGCGGATGAGCTCCTGGAGGCGCTGCAGGAACTGCCGGGCTGGCCCGAGCGGGTCAAGACCATGCAGGAGAACTGGATCGGCAAGAGCGTGGGCGTGGAGATCGGTTTCCCGCATGCGAGCGGCGTGCTCAAGGTGTTCACCACCCGCGCCGACACCCTGATGGGCGCCACCTACGTGGCGGTGGCGGCGGAACATCCCTTGGCCCTCAAGGCCGCTGAATCCGACCCCAACGTGGCGGCCTTCATCGATGAATGCCGCAAGGGCGGCGTCACCGAAGCGGAGCTCGCCACCCAGGAAAAGAAGGGCGTGACCACCGCGCTCACGATGAAGCACCCGCTCACGGGCGCCGAGCTGCCGGTATGGGTCGCGAACTACGTGCTCATGGCCTACGGCGAGGGCGCGGTGATGGCGGTGCCGGCCCATGACGAGCGCGACCATGAGTTCGCGACCAAGTACGGCCTGCCCATCAAGACCGTGGTGCGGGCCAAGGAGGCGGCCGCAGGGGAGACGGCGGAGCCCTTCGTCACCAAGGACGGGGTACTCTGCAACTCCGGAAAATACGATGGCCTGGACTTCGAGGCGGGCGTGGAGGCGATCGCCGCCGACCTGGCCGCCAAGGGCTTGGGATCGAAGCGGGTACAGTACCGCCTGCGGGACTGGGGCATCTCGCGCCAGCGCTACTGGGGCTGCCCCATCCCGCTCATCCACTGCGAGGCCTGCGGCGACGTGCCTGTCCCCGACAAGGACCTGCCGGTAGTACTGCCGGAGGACTTGGCGCCGGATGGCAGCGGCAACCCGCTCAACAAGTACAAGCCCTTCGTGGAGTGCGCCTGCCCCAAGTGCGGCAAGCCGGCGCGCCGCGAGACCGACACCATGGACACCTTCGTGGACTCGTCCTGGTACTTCATGCGCTACGCCTGCCGCGACAACGACGCGGCCATGGTGGACGGGCGCGTGGATGAGTGGCTGCCGGTGGACCAGTACATCGGCGGCATCGAGCACGCGATCCTGCACCTCCTGTACTCGCGCTTCTGGACCAAGGTCATGCGCGACATGGGGCTGCTCAAGTTCGACGAGCCCTTCACGCGGCTCCTGACCCAGGGGATGGTGCTGAACCACATCTTCCTGCGCAAAGGCACCGCCGGCAGCCTCACCTATTACAGCCCGGACGAAGTGGAGTTCACCCACGATGCCGAGGGCCGCGTGACGGGTGCGGTGCTCAAGGCCGACGGCAAGCCGGTGCAGTACGACGGCATGGGCACCATGTCGAAGTCCAAGAACAACGGCGTGGACCCGCAAATGCTGGTGGAGAAATACGGTGCCGACACGGTGCGCCTATTCATGATGTTCGCGGCGCCGCCGGAGCTGACCCTGGAGTGGTCCGAGAGCGGCGTGGAGGGTGCCCAGCGCTTCTTGAAGCGCCTGTGGAAGGCCGCGTATGAGCACACGGCGGCGGGCAAGGCCCCGGCGCTGGACCCGGCGGCGCTGGACGAGGCGCAGCGAGCCCTGCGGCGCCAGCTGCACGAGACCCTCGCCAAGGTCGGCGACGACATAGGGCGGCGCTATACCTTCAATACCGCCATCGCCGCGGTGATGGAGCTGCTCAACGCCGTGACCCGCGCCGCGGGCACGGCAGCCCAGGACCGGGCGGTCCGCCAGGAATGCCTGGAGGGGATCGTGCTGATGCTGGCGCCCATCGTGCCGCATGCGGCCGAGAGCCTGTGGCAGGGACTGGGCGGCTCGGGCTCGGTCATGGCCCAGCGCTGGCCGGCGGCGGACCCGGCGGCCTTGAAGCGCTCCACCCTCGAGCTCGTGGTGCAGGTGAACGGCAAGCTGCGCGGCAAGATCCAGGTGGCGGTGGATGCTCCCCGCGAGGCCATCGAAAAGGCCGCCCTCGCGGAACCTTCCGTGCAGCCGTTCGTCCAAGGCAAGGACGTGAAGAAGATCGTGGTGGTGCCGGGTAAGCTCGTCAACGTGGTGGCGGCGTGA
- a CDS encoding metal ABC transporter permease: MNLVDLSIIGPALVAGLLVLATHVPMGREVLNKGIIFIDLAIAQVAGLGVIAAGMLHWGGESGWGVQFAAGVSALLGALLLTWTERRFPEVQEALIGGLFALAATGSILLLSNNPEGGEHLKDLLVGQILWVSYKSLIPVALLYALILGVWFGFGQRLGRIGFYVLFALAVTASVQLVGVYLVFASLIMPALGVRGMRYKPGTAAAFVLGAVAYAAGLVLSTLYDLPSGALIVWCLAACAIIMAILRKLTGATREARA, translated from the coding sequence GTGAACCTCGTCGATCTCTCCATCATCGGTCCCGCGCTGGTGGCGGGCCTCCTGGTGCTCGCCACCCACGTGCCCATGGGCCGCGAGGTGCTGAACAAGGGCATCATCTTCATCGATCTCGCCATCGCACAGGTGGCGGGCTTGGGCGTGATCGCTGCCGGCATGCTGCACTGGGGCGGCGAGAGCGGCTGGGGCGTGCAGTTCGCCGCCGGCGTATCGGCGCTGCTGGGCGCGCTCCTGCTCACCTGGACCGAGCGGCGTTTCCCGGAAGTGCAGGAGGCGCTCATCGGCGGCCTGTTCGCGCTGGCCGCCACCGGCAGCATCCTGCTGCTGTCCAACAACCCGGAAGGGGGAGAACACCTCAAGGACCTGCTGGTCGGTCAGATCCTGTGGGTGAGCTACAAGAGCCTCATCCCCGTGGCGCTGTTGTACGCCCTGATCCTGGGGGTATGGTTCGGCTTCGGCCAACGCCTCGGGCGCATCGGCTTCTACGTGTTGTTCGCCCTCGCCGTCACCGCCTCGGTGCAGCTGGTGGGCGTGTACCTGGTGTTCGCCAGTCTCATCATGCCGGCCCTGGGCGTGCGCGGCATGCGCTACAAGCCGGGGACCGCTGCGGCCTTCGTGCTCGGGGCAGTGGCCTATGCCGCGGGACTGGTGCTATCCACGCTCTACGACCTGCCGAGCGGGGCGCTCATCGTCTGGTGCCTGGCAGCCTGCGCTATCATCATGGCCATCCTGCGCAAGCTGACGGGTGCAACGCGTGAAGCTAGGGCCTGA
- the rlmH gene encoding 23S rRNA (pseudouridine(1915)-N(3))-methyltransferase RlmH, with protein MRIHLIAAGTKMPSWVAEGYADYAGRLPPECKLVLKEIPLGAARSGGDARKAMQEEGERMLAALPAGAGVTTLEVKGKPLDTEALAKLLNGWLQEGRDQALLVGGPDGLAPECIARAGFKWSLSPLTLPHGLVRVVVAEQLYRAWSILKNHPYHRA; from the coding sequence TTGCGCATCCACCTCATCGCCGCCGGCACCAAGATGCCGTCCTGGGTGGCGGAGGGTTATGCCGACTACGCCGGGCGCCTGCCGCCGGAGTGCAAGCTCGTCCTGAAGGAGATCCCGCTGGGCGCGGCCCGCAGCGGCGGCGATGCGCGCAAGGCCATGCAGGAGGAAGGCGAGCGCATGCTGGCGGCGCTGCCGGCGGGTGCCGGTGTCACGACCCTGGAGGTGAAGGGCAAGCCGCTGGATACGGAGGCCCTGGCGAAGCTGCTCAACGGCTGGCTGCAGGAGGGCCGTGATCAGGCATTGTTGGTGGGCGGTCCCGACGGACTCGCGCCGGAATGCATCGCCCGGGCCGGCTTCAAGTGGTCTCTTTCGCCCCTGACCCTGCCCCATGGCCTGGTGCGGGTGGTGGTGGCTGAGCAGCTCTATAGAGCCTGGTCCATCCTCAAGAACCACCCCTACCATCGCGCATGA
- the rng gene encoding ribonuclease G: protein MSEEILINVTPRETRVALMDGGVLQEIYVERTRRRGLVGNIYKGTVTRVLPGMQAAFIELGLARTAFLHAADIARPQVPEADPEVHAPPPDIRELLHEGQDVLVQVLKDPLGSKGARLTTRISIPSRYLVYMPGGHGVGLSARIEDEAERARLKQHVEAFAPGLAPGGYITRTAAEGAGPEALRADMLFLNKLWESVREAGARAKPGTLVHEDLPLAVRILRDLHGDPVRTVRVDSAEIAQRMRQFTDMFIPGMAARIEVHEAAKPIFEQHGVEEEIQRALERKVPLKSGGHLVIDQTEAMTTIDVNTGAYVGKSTLEDTILKTNLEASQAIARQLRLRNLGGIIIIDFIDMSDESHKQAVLDALRQALAGDHAKTQVTAVSALGLVEMTRKRTRESLEHVLCEPCPTCQGRGSVRTAETVCYDVFREVLRATRQGESQELRVLAAQEVVDLLLDQESAAFAEITAQAGKPVRLQVEALYTQEQFDVVPL from the coding sequence ATGAGCGAAGAGATCCTGATCAACGTCACCCCGCGGGAGACCCGGGTGGCGCTGATGGACGGCGGCGTGTTGCAGGAGATCTACGTCGAGCGCACGCGGCGCCGCGGCCTGGTGGGCAACATCTACAAGGGAACCGTGACCCGCGTGCTGCCCGGCATGCAGGCGGCGTTCATCGAGCTCGGCCTCGCCCGAACCGCGTTCCTGCACGCCGCCGACATCGCGCGGCCTCAGGTGCCGGAGGCCGACCCCGAGGTACATGCGCCGCCCCCGGACATCCGCGAGCTCCTGCACGAGGGCCAGGACGTATTGGTGCAGGTGCTCAAGGACCCGCTCGGCAGCAAGGGCGCACGCCTCACCACCCGCATCAGCATCCCCTCCCGCTACCTGGTGTACATGCCCGGCGGCCACGGCGTGGGCCTCTCGGCCCGCATCGAGGACGAGGCGGAGCGCGCGCGGCTCAAGCAGCACGTGGAGGCCTTCGCGCCGGGGCTCGCGCCCGGCGGCTACATCACCCGCACCGCGGCCGAGGGCGCCGGGCCTGAGGCCCTGCGCGCCGACATGCTGTTCCTCAACAAGCTGTGGGAGAGCGTGCGGGAGGCCGGCGCCCGCGCCAAGCCCGGCACGCTGGTGCACGAGGACTTGCCGTTGGCGGTGCGCATCCTGCGCGACCTGCACGGCGATCCGGTGCGCACGGTGCGGGTGGATTCCGCCGAGATCGCCCAGCGCATGCGCCAGTTCACCGACATGTTCATCCCCGGCATGGCTGCGCGCATCGAGGTGCACGAGGCGGCCAAACCCATCTTCGAGCAGCATGGCGTGGAGGAGGAGATCCAGCGCGCACTGGAGCGCAAGGTGCCGCTCAAGTCCGGCGGCCACCTCGTCATCGACCAGACCGAGGCCATGACCACCATCGACGTGAACACCGGTGCCTACGTGGGCAAGAGCACGCTCGAGGACACAATCCTCAAGACCAACCTGGAGGCGAGCCAGGCCATCGCCCGCCAGCTGCGCCTGCGCAACCTCGGCGGCATCATCATCATCGACTTCATCGACATGAGCGACGAGTCCCACAAGCAGGCGGTGCTGGACGCGCTGCGTCAGGCGCTGGCCGGGGACCATGCCAAGACCCAAGTGACCGCGGTGTCGGCGCTCGGCCTCGTGGAGATGACCCGCAAGCGCACGCGCGAGAGCCTTGAGCACGTGCTCTGCGAACCCTGTCCCACCTGCCAGGGACGCGGTTCGGTGAGGACCGCCGAGACGGTGTGCTACGACGTGTTCCGGGAGGTGCTGCGCGCCACCCGTCAGGGCGAGTCCCAGGAACTCCGGGTGCTCGCGGCGCAGGAGGTGGTGGATCTGCTGCTGGACCAGGAGTCCGCCGCCTTCGCGGAGATCACCGCACAGGCCGGTAAACCCGTGCGCCTTCAAGTCGAAGCCTTATATACACAGGAACAGTTCGACGTGGTGCCTCTCTGA
- a CDS encoding zinc ABC transporter substrate-binding protein codes for MKLFKYLSLALALATCTPAFADINAFACEPHWASLLAEVGGGHVNVTTASGAFNDPHFIQARPSLISAVRKADLVVCNGADLEVGWLPVLMQQGARASVQPGQPGFLDASQSVQMLQVPASVDRAQGDIHPYGNPHFQTDPRNIGLVAAELAKHLAQLDPSNAADYQKRYADFKARWDAAVAKWQQQAAPLKGMKLIAYHDGWVYMQNWLGIEAVGFLEPKPGIPPSPGHLSELLGKIKSEGVKGIIYTPYEDEQAPEWLSERGGIPVAQIPDTVGADDDKDLFQFYGLMVDRLLKLQGGGK; via the coding sequence ATGAAACTCTTCAAATACCTTTCTCTGGCATTGGCCTTGGCGACCTGCACACCGGCCTTCGCTGACATCAACGCCTTCGCCTGCGAGCCCCACTGGGCCTCGCTGCTGGCCGAAGTGGGCGGCGGCCACGTGAACGTGACCACCGCCAGCGGCGCCTTCAACGACCCGCACTTCATCCAGGCGCGCCCCAGCCTGATCTCCGCCGTGCGCAAGGCCGACCTCGTGGTCTGCAACGGCGCGGACCTGGAGGTGGGCTGGCTGCCGGTGCTGATGCAGCAGGGCGCCCGCGCCTCGGTGCAGCCGGGACAGCCCGGCTTCCTGGACGCCTCGCAGTCGGTGCAGATGCTGCAAGTCCCGGCGAGCGTGGACCGGGCCCAGGGCGACATCCATCCCTACGGCAACCCGCACTTCCAGACCGATCCGCGCAACATCGGCCTGGTGGCCGCGGAGCTCGCGAAGCACCTGGCGCAGCTCGACCCGTCCAACGCCGCCGACTACCAGAAGCGCTACGCCGATTTCAAGGCGCGCTGGGATGCGGCCGTCGCCAAGTGGCAGCAGCAGGCGGCGCCATTGAAGGGCATGAAGCTCATCGCCTACCACGACGGGTGGGTGTACATGCAGAACTGGCTCGGCATCGAGGCGGTGGGTTTCCTGGAGCCCAAGCCCGGCATCCCGCCCAGTCCCGGCCACCTGTCGGAGTTGCTCGGCAAGATCAAGAGCGAGGGCGTGAAGGGCATCATCTATACGCCCTATGAGGACGAGCAGGCGCCGGAGTGGCTGAGCGAGCGCGGCGGCATCCCGGTGGCACAGATCCCCGACACCGTGGGCGCCGACGACGACAAGGACCTGTTCCAGTTCTATGGCCTCATGGTGGATCGGCTGCTCAAGCTGCAGGGAGGCGGGAAGTGA
- the rsfS gene encoding ribosome silencing factor: MKPEQLKDLVVEALEDMKGVDLRVLDVRGMTAITDFMVIVSGTSDRHVKSLARNAVDKVREHGVKPLGMEGEQGGEWVLVDLGDVLLHVMRPQVRDFYNLEKLWLPDLNQAAGR, translated from the coding sequence ATGAAACCTGAACAGCTCAAGGACCTGGTGGTGGAAGCCCTGGAGGACATGAAGGGCGTCGACCTGCGCGTGCTGGACGTGCGCGGCATGACCGCCATCACCGACTTCATGGTCATCGTGAGCGGTACCTCGGACCGGCACGTGAAGTCGCTGGCGCGCAACGCCGTGGACAAGGTGCGCGAGCACGGCGTGAAGCCGCTGGGCATGGAGGGGGAGCAGGGCGGCGAGTGGGTGCTCGTGGACCTCGGTGACGTGCTGCTGCACGTGATGCGCCCGCAGGTGCGCGACTTCTACAACCTGGAGAAGCTCTGGCTGCCGGATCTCAACCAGGCCGCGGGCCGCTGA
- the holA gene encoding DNA polymerase III subunit delta gives MKLGPDRLASQLKGGLPPVALIAGDEPLQREESADLIRKAAREQGYTDREVFVAERGFEWEALLTAGASLSLFASRRILELRLPTAKPGTKGAEVLSAYAKDPAPDTLLLVIAEDKLEGNPVWAQALERAGLFVQVWPVAPAEVPAWVRQRLKAKGFDATPDAVTLISGRVEGNLLAAAQEVEKLALLRQPGVLDAEAVAEAVADSARYDAFKLVDAALAGDLPRTVRVLEGLQAEGEEPVMVLGALLRQLKELASFALEIEAGAPMQRVTAGVWERRRPLVQAALKRRKATGWQRLLKKASRADAVLKGRARGRPWDELLELSTGMAGVGR, from the coding sequence GTGAAGCTAGGGCCTGACAGACTCGCTTCCCAGCTCAAGGGCGGCCTGCCGCCGGTGGCGCTCATCGCCGGCGACGAGCCCCTGCAGCGGGAGGAGAGCGCCGATCTCATCCGCAAGGCGGCCCGCGAGCAGGGCTACACCGACCGCGAGGTGTTCGTGGCGGAGCGCGGCTTCGAATGGGAGGCGCTGCTCACCGCCGGCGCCAGCCTCTCTCTGTTCGCGTCGCGCCGCATCCTGGAGCTGCGCCTGCCCACCGCCAAGCCCGGCACCAAGGGCGCCGAGGTGCTGTCGGCCTACGCCAAGGACCCGGCGCCGGACACGCTGCTCCTGGTCATCGCGGAGGACAAGCTGGAGGGCAATCCGGTCTGGGCCCAGGCCCTGGAGCGCGCCGGGCTGTTCGTGCAAGTGTGGCCCGTCGCGCCGGCCGAGGTGCCGGCCTGGGTGCGCCAGCGCCTCAAGGCCAAGGGATTCGACGCCACGCCCGATGCGGTGACGCTCATCAGCGGCCGGGTGGAAGGTAATCTCCTGGCCGCCGCACAGGAGGTGGAGAAGCTCGCGCTGCTGCGCCAGCCCGGTGTGCTGGACGCCGAGGCCGTGGCGGAAGCGGTGGCGGACAGCGCGCGCTATGACGCATTCAAGCTGGTGGACGCGGCGCTCGCCGGCGACCTGCCGCGGACGGTGCGCGTGCTGGAAGGTCTGCAGGCGGAAGGCGAGGAGCCGGTGATGGTGCTGGGCGCGCTCTTGCGCCAGCTCAAGGAGCTGGCTTCCTTCGCCCTGGAGATCGAAGCGGGCGCCCCGATGCAGCGGGTCACGGCGGGTGTCTGGGAACGGCGCCGTCCCCTGGTCCAGGCGGCCCTGAAACGCCGCAAGGCCACGGGCTGGCAGCGGCTCCTCAAGAAGGCATCGCGGGCCGATGCGGTGCTCAAAGGGCGCGCCCGGGGCCGCCCCTGGGACGAACTGTTAGAATTATCCACAGGCATGGCAGGCGTCGGCCGCTGA
- a CDS encoding Maf family protein: MTAPQFYLASASPRRRQLLEQLGLRFEMAAADVDETPHAGEPARDYVLRLARLKAETAAKRMGYPTLPVLAADTAVVLDGAILGKPRDRDDALSMLARLSARSHQVLSAIALWQPGMLTAVVNESQVRFRAVSPQEALAYWDTGEPRDKAGAYGIQGLGGLFVEHLEGSYSGVMGLPLFETAALLREAGVSVL, from the coding sequence ATGACCGCGCCCCAGTTCTACCTGGCCTCCGCCTCGCCACGCCGCCGGCAGCTCCTGGAGCAACTGGGGCTGCGTTTCGAGATGGCGGCGGCGGACGTGGACGAGACGCCCCACGCCGGCGAACCGGCGCGGGATTATGTCCTGCGGCTCGCCCGCCTCAAGGCGGAGACCGCGGCGAAGCGGATGGGGTACCCCACGCTGCCCGTACTGGCGGCGGACACGGCGGTGGTGCTGGACGGCGCCATCCTCGGCAAGCCCCGGGACCGGGATGACGCGCTTTCCATGCTGGCGCGCCTCTCGGCGCGCTCCCATCAAGTATTATCGGCTATAGCCCTCTGGCAGCCTGGCATGCTGACCGCCGTCGTGAACGAGAGTCAGGTACGGTTCCGGGCCGTGAGCCCTCAGGAGGCCCTGGCCTATTGGGACACCGGCGAGCCTAGGGACAAGGCCGGCGCCTATGGCATCCAGGGATTGGGCGGGCTCTTTGTCGAACACCTGGAAGGCAGCTACAGCGGCGTCATGGGTCTGCCGCTCTTCGAGACCGCCGCTCTGCTGCGCGAGGCGGGGGTGAGCGTGCTCTGA